The sequence below is a genomic window from Carassius gibelio isolate Cgi1373 ecotype wild population from Czech Republic chromosome A17, carGib1.2-hapl.c, whole genome shotgun sequence.
TGCAATGCTGGAGATACTGTACAGAATTATTAGTGGTTTCTAGAAGTTTCCGTCATTGACTCGTCCACAGACAGACACTCAACGCTCTACATACAGGCGGAGCTGTGGGTGGGGCTTGTCAAAGGGGCGGGGTCAGGGGCGGAGCTGGGTGCTTCACATTATCTTGAAAGATCCAGCCTTTGACTTAATGCTATTTCTTCAGAGATCCTGACATCTTCCGCAGTCCCTTCATCCGGTAGAGCAAGCCGTTGATAAAGTCCTGCGGTCAGAGAGAGATCTTGGTTAagttctgttgagcttatgagtGCGAAACACTCCTCTGTCTCTGAGTTTTGTCTTACCTCCTTTGGCTTTCCACATTCTTGCAAAAGCTCCTGTTAAAAGACACAACAGCAGGTACAACATCTGTACATGTAAAGCTATAGATGCATGCAGTCACACTAATGCATTTCCATGCGGAGGTGTGTATCTGTGTTGTGTTGTGCATCAGATGAAGCTGAAACTAAACGCACATGCAGTCGAGTTTTCTGCTCTTCATCTGTCAGCTCTAGAAGTTCATCGATGTCGATCTCCAGGTCAGGAATCTCCTCCTCCTGCAGAAACAATCAATGTGGCTGTTTCAGCAGATGATCATAACAATTGCAAAACAAAtctattaataattatgaaaattattgGTCCAGAAGTATTGCTTGCTGCCAATGCAATAAAACTGCAATGATGGATGCTGGAAATGCAGTAGCAGTAAGTCACGCTATTAAAGTCCTGATACATGCAGCATGATTTATTGACATAAGAAatgttcaaaaataaattaaaaatatatatttaaacatatttcaggctatatttacattaatatattttctaacaatattatttttttgccattttatatgtatttttaaaaacatatttaaaaaatataaacaaatataatatatttagaattatatACAAGAAATGGcaaaacatatatgtatataaaatatatacatttgtaataatttgtgttatatatttcaaatatatatataaaaatggccAGAAAAtgtatttgccaaaaaaaaaatatttaattgagctTCACAGTTTACAgcgtatatttaaaatatatatttttaccagaaaatccactgttattttaaatgattaagcAACACTGTTAGTAAAATCATCCAAACTGATAATGTCTTAGCATAAAATGACCATTCCATTAAATTTATGCACATTTTCTTCAACCCATAAACACTAAGCAATGcaatgcataattcaaaatacaggtaaaacaaatgcaaaaaatcaGATATTTCATCATACATGAAAGGTTATACCTGGATTGAAATTGCTGAGAGTTAAAAGCTCAAAGCATTTCTGCTGGACTGTTTTAATGACATCCGCTCTTAAAAGCATCTCGAATTAGACAGATCAGAGAAATGACGAGCCCCAGAGTGATGCTGCATTAGAAACCACACCATTGACTTTAAACTCACCACACTAATTGCTGCTCATGTGAATATTAGAGGACCTCAGAGATGAGAACTTTAGAGAAACTGCTGTTTAAGCAGGAGCTAATTACGCCGCTGGACAGTTGTTTCTAT
It includes:
- the LOC127933227 gene encoding protein phosphatase 1 regulatory subunit 14B, yielding MAGMASEPGAQSRVMFQTKEEEPAQRKLGKLTVKYNRKDLQRRLDIEEWIDGQLHLLYDCEEEEIPDLEIDIDELLELTDEEQKTRLHELLQECGKPKEDFINGLLYRMKGLRKMSGSLKK